The Agelaius phoeniceus isolate bAgePho1 chromosome Z, bAgePho1.hap1, whole genome shotgun sequence genomic interval ATTAAGGTGGTTTATTACAGCATTATAAAACTAACTTCTTCCTTATGAAGCATATGTAATGCACAAATTAAAGATTCCAGTTAAGCATCACCATATACTAACCCTTTATGTTTGTATAACATAACCAGCTAAGAAATTGTTAAAATTGTTAAAACTGAAATCATACACAGGCACCTTGCTATATCATACTTACATtatagttttctttttaaaacattcCACAACTGACTTGGCTTTTAGGTCACTTTTGTCCATTTCATCTATTTAGACGCTGTGTTACCACTTCTCTGTACATGATAGAGATATAtatcagcagcagaaaaatgacAAAGAAATCATCCAAGAACCCCAGAATTCCAAACAGAGcttcaggaagaaaatccagagGTGAGGCCAGGTACAGCAAGGCTCCAATCAAGCAGAGGAATATCCTGATGCGAAACATCCAGAAGAGGCCCCCTACAGAAAACATCTCCCTGAAAGCATGTCGCAATAAAGTGGGGAGATCCATAATTCTTTCCATAatctataaagaaaaaatttaaaagttagTATTTTGCTTTAGCAACTCATCCATGCTAAACTGAAGTTTTTACTACTACATTATATCTTTGATTCTGTTAGTTTATaggaattaaaacaaaatccGGGAAGAGTTAATGAGTTTTAGTTTTTCCAGGTAGAAAGGCATTAGAATATATATGTTTTCAAGAAACAGTTAAACTTTGTTATTCTACAATAAACAATGTTATTCTACAATAAACTTTGTTATTCTACAATATTCTACATATACTTAATATACATCAAGAGAAAATATACTGGCATCTATTATGAAGGAAAATCAATGACTAATAGAGGAAAACAAATGACTGGGAAAGTACGAAACAGCAAACAGGTTAACTGGAGTAAAATATTGATCAGAATGCAAGACAAACCAGGATTGTGAGAAAAAACCTAATGGGTAAAGTAGAATAGGTTACAGTTTTTCAGAAACACAATACCCCCTCTCCTGGTGTATAACCAGTGATTCACACAAGTTTCCAAAGGATGGATGAAGCTTCAAAGTAAACTAAAGAATCTTTAAATGAATCCATTCCTGCCTCCTTTCCATTTTGCTACTATGAATctgccagcttagcaagagactgctcaaaagaaaatattcaggTTTTTGTTGTGACGAGCAGGGAGGGGTGaactttaaaactttttttataCTGGCTCCCTTCTATGGTACACAGTTTCTACATAGAGCTGTTAAACTCCATACAGAATGACTTAGTGCCATAGCCGAAAAACgttttgagaaagaaatttTGTATGTGGTAACACTGTGTATAAATCAAAGACAATTTATCTAGTCCAATTAGGGCTTTAGTGCAGATTTCTGGCATGACCTCAGACAGGTTACTGGGGACTAGACACAGCTCGCAGAGAGGTCTAATGGAGCCTGAAAGGCAGTTTCAACCTCTTCTGGACAAAACCCATACATTTTGTGGTTTAGAAAAATACTCCTCCCTCTTTTGTCTCTTTGTActgtacatttttcttttaatgtctttttGCTATATCCAAATCCCATTACAAATGAAGACAAGGAGGGAGGTTACTAgtatgcatgtgtgtgcatTTCACCTTGCAAAACAGGACACGCACACAGGAGATGGGCTCACAAGGCTGACTTTCTAACATTTGTAGAACTTTGACCACCCCTCTTAGCTATTTACAGaacaaaaattctttttcttcttcactcagaaaggagaaaaaagactGTAATATaaactaggggaaaaaaaaatcaagacaaCGTACAGCTGTCTGAGgagaaaggcacagagcagaacTTCATATTCTCCTTTATAATCAGTGTAAAAAGACCAATGAAGTGAATATTCTTCCTTGCACATCATTTATTTCATTAAGTATTTTTACTGACTAATTATTGATCCTTTCAAAATAATGACTCATATCTAAAAACAAACTTAACACATGAACACTTGAGAAAACTCAAGACTTATTAGATTCTCACTTACAAGAAAAAAGTAAGTTTGCCTACATTTTCATAAAtgacaaataaataattttgggTTTGGCCTAACCATTTCAATATGAATTTCCTAAAGAAAAGTTGCCTAGGCCCTAAGCATCAGGAAGAGAAAATCCATAtcccagggaaagaaaaaaaaagaaggggggaaaaacataaaaattgctCTCAAACTCTCCGGACACCATTGACTTCCACCTAAATTTACCCAAAACTTACCGATCTGGGCTGTCCTGAAAATCTTCGATTGTAATCATTAACATCTTGAAACACTTGGGCTGCACCCTGCTGATCTTCACCAAAGAGTGGTAAGAATAGTGTTACCTAGGCACAGCAGGAAGATTATGCTACACATGCAAATGTAAAACAGTCATCTTTAGTTAACTATATAAACTAAAAAAATTTGGTTTAGTTGAATAGTCAATAGGAGAATAACCTGAAAATTACTAGCATGGGTACTGCTATTAAATTTTAACTAATTAATTCCTTACAGCTCCTTacttaatattaatttttaaagagatttttaaaaaaagcacaaaataacCTTCCTTTTAAGAGAGGCTTCCTAAACACCTAAATGCTTTTTGTTTCCTAAGTGGGAAATGATTTGGAGAACAAAACTAATTTACCAAATTaatctaattttcttttctaaattgAAAATAGAATAAAGCAATCAATGAGGcctttcttttcctatttttagGATTGCCTTGCATAACAACGAACATGCAGCAAAACTCATGGTTTTGCATATGGATCTTCATACCGAGATGAATTAAGAAAAAGATATTAACCTTCAACTATTTTGTATGGACTTTGAGAACTTTGCTCTGTTCTCGGGTTAACTTTCATGCAAACATAGAGAAATAAGATACATGTGAGTATGACCTTACGTATGTTATCTCTCTGCATAGGAGTTGCTGAGACTTCTATTTGGAAGCAATGTACAGGTAAAAAATGCAGATTATCATGGGAAACAGGGAAGGCATAGTACTTTAAATTATTATAGTCTTCAGAAGCTTCCTCTGTAACTGGCAACTAAATATAAATCTGTGTGGCAGTCACATTCAGAAACGAGAGCATAAGAAGATCTACATTCAACTTCTGGTCCTGCCACAAACCTGTTGTATGACTCATGTTCATATATACATCTTTCCCTTCACCATTTATAAATCAGGGTTAGAATGAATACATAACCATGCAAACTGTGCCACCTAATATACCTGTTACTCAGAGAAACATAAATGAAAAGATATATATAAGGAAAGACAATAAAGAAAATCacttattttccccttttccacaCCTTCCCCACCTATTATTTGTGTCTTTTTCTTCACTGGCTACACTCTAAACCTACTCATTCTTCTTCCAGTCATatctattttttcttccttcaacTGTCTTCTTACAGTCATTTGTCCTGCTGATACACACAATCAAAATAGGATACAATGGAGGGACAAGGACATGAATTACATAATTCATCACAAGTTACTAGCTCTGTAGTTTGTGCACTGTTAAAATAAAGATGTACTTTTGTTAAAACATACACTATCAGACTCAGAGATCCTAAGCCTTAATGAGTTGCAGGAACATATTTCAAACTGACAATGTAAGTAAGTTGCGTAGGAAGTAAGTTAGTGCTTTTTCTACAAAGATTAAATTAATAATACATACAAGTTAAAAATAAGACCAAAATAAGAAATTGACATGGATAGGTCTTTTGGTAGGGACAGAGGGAAGAGAGAGTGTATTTCTCAGGAACCAGTAGTGTGCAGCCAAGCCTTTCAGATGCAAATTCTGGTAAAAGAAGTTAATAACATCTTCAACAGAAAGCATGAAAGGATCATAGTTTAAATCTcacaattttctgttttcatataGTCTTTACAGAAAAATAGCTGAGCTATCAACTATTGCAGAACAATCTGAATTTTTGGAGCCATTTGTCAAAGCAAGAAGTTCGGAAAAACTGAATGTCCACCATTCCTGTCTCACATATCCCTCTGTACTTTTTCAGTTTCTCAGACTTCTTTATCTGCCAGCCTCACTATTGCAGCTCACATGTAAGTGCCTTTTGGCAGGCTATTCTAGACAGCCAAACTGACAGGTCGTTGATGATTTAAAATATTACCGTCTGTCTGCAGATCGGACAGCGGATGGCACCCAGCCATGAGCCGTACCTCCAGTAGGCAATAATGCAGGAACCTGGTGGAGGTAAGGTACACACACATTTAAACTCCTCAGATGAGAAATGCATCGCCTGAAATAATACATTTCACGGCAAAGGAAACAACAAAAAGTGTATATAAGCAGTTAGGTTAAATCTACAGTTTCTGATGTAATTTTGTGTACAGCATTCACTGAAGATACCAAGAACTAACGTCTTCAAATTCAATGCTATTAATGAGAAAACTCCTGAATAAGTTCAACTGAATCAATAATTTTAAGGCATTATTTCCAGGAAACACAACAAATTTTTATTCGTTAAGTGAAGaagcaaataataaaaattcttGCCAGTTTAAAATGTAGAAGTCACAAAAATGTTAAGAGATGTAAAATTTATCCTAAAAACTTGGCTTTATCATCATCAGTTTCAACAGATGAagacaaatataaaaatgtaagtattttatctgtttttcaAACTTGcttgtttttcatttaaacaACTGGGCATGGTATATGCtatatactaaaaaaaaaaaaagagatggaagAATTCTACTGGGAAAATTAAGGAGAAGAAGCAAAATGCTACATAGGGTGTCAGTATATAAATATAGCctcaaaaaaccacaaaaccaaacactttAATCAATTTTGCACTTACTTATAATTCTGCAGAACTtccaagaaaaaatattttgtgaaataaagagtattttattatttctaaaacagtttttaaaaaaatggtaCATTCCCAAATGTTCTTCAACATCTTGAGTTTTTTTACTAAACTGGAAACAAATTATACTctttgacattttaaaattaaacagtTTCATTCCTGATAGCATAGAAAACAATGCAGCACACTCTTAAAGTAACTGTTTATTCCTAAATGTATTTTCTCAACtatttataaaaaattatttattttgcagaTGCAATGATAAACAGTTAAAAGCAAACGTAGTTTTGAATTAGGATGCCTGAGCTAGTGCCAAAAGTTtgtatttctgttctgtttttaaCTTTGGTGCTAGGAGCTTTCCTTGCTTACCACAGAAGAGATGTCCACAGTTTGTTTCTATAGGAAACGTAGCCTGTTGCAAACAGACTGGACACGACATATCTGTATAGAAGCGATGCCGATCACCAGCAGAAGCATCCTGCTggaacagcaggaaaacacaAAGTGTTGGAGATACTATGTTATATAAGTCAACTGAGttctaaaaaataataaattggtGTTCATTTACTACAAGTCAAACTGTCAAACACAGAACTACGTGAAAtgagaaatatatttaaatgtaaaaattaaaCATAGTTAAATGTTTTGATTCAATAAGCACATTCTTGTGACAGGACCATTATTTTCCCTTCATCTGTTAAGTAAGTGTGTGCTTCAAACCAGTTAAAGACCACAAAGAAAGAACCTCCTTGGTCCTTCACAATGAGTCAGGTTAGACATGCTAGAGCATGAATAACAAACTTGGATCTATATTGTTACTTCATTATCCTGAGTGGTTCTGTCCAGAGCCAGGTAACCAAACTGAGTTGCTTACCAGTTGCAGCATTTAGTGTTTCCAAGCCCACACACAGATATCAACTTGTGTATGTCACTGTCATGAAActgtttttctccccattttgcCGTATTTGTCTTCCACATAAATATGCACAGTCGTTATTTCAAGAAATATAATGATAAAAGACTTTTCAATATTCTCCAAAAGTATGGCATAGACTCTACCAGTTTAACTAGATGCagtcatagaatcattgaaTGGTCTGAGCTGTAAGGGCCTTTAAAGATCACTAAGTTCCAACTGTCCAGCCATAGGTAGGGATACCTTCCACtaagaccaggctgctcagagccccatccaatcctgcctggaacatttccagggatgggacattcgtaacttctctgggcagcctgtccccagtgcttcacagaaaagaatttcttccttgcATCCCATCTCAACCTAgcttctttcagtttaaaaccactACTCTCTGTCCTGTGACTAAAGGCTTTGCTAAAAAGttcctctctgtctgtctgtgcctgGCTTCTGTTGCTGTGCCATTGTTCTGCTACACACTGCTTATCAGTCTAAACATCTACCCCTGTCCTCTCTCAGCAAACTGTACTCCcgatttcctttcctttaccCTAAAGTTCCCAGGAACATTCCAGGAAGCACACAGCATAATCTAACATACTCCACCTTGTGGCAAAAACTTATTTGAAAAAACAACCAGCCAAAATTTAGTTTTAATTACTTGATGCATCCATTAAAAAGGGCACATTATCCCATTACTTGATGGACTTTAAGGATGCCTCTGTACAGTAAGTAAGCTCCCATAACTTTCAAGATCATCATCTTCCATAACCTCAGAGAAGCCTGCAGTACCCCACATCAGAGAGCTGAATGATGCCAACACTTGGTACAGCACCTGATCAGTTTGAAGCTGCTGACGAAGAGCTCGCACTAGCTCTTGATTTTCTGGATGTATGTTCTGATGTTCATTTCTGTGAAAGGAAATACAAGCAATAAAAAGCCCTGTGATCCAACATTGAAAAATAACTCACTGAAACAAATATGAAACCTGAacaaagggcaaaaaaaaattatttcctgctATAAAGGATTTTAAAGGAAGTACACAAATAATTAAGGAAACAGGAATTTATTCTGGATCCTAAAGTTACTTTGGACACTTAAAGCTGTACAGCGGCAGGATTTTTCAGAGACTCCACAACCAATCATTAAATCATGTTAAAACTAATTTTAATCTGAGAAAAAATTAAGCCTTGAACctaaaaaaaatgaagttgCTTGAAAGCTTTTTGACTAAAGACACGTTTTTGTCTCCATTGCTAGTTTCTTATTTGTTGGTCTACTCAAGAAATTACTCAATAAATTACTAGTTTTTCACTCACTGCCCAAGTCACAGAGTTGGAACCTCCTAATTACTTCAATTTTATCTGCTACATGACATTTGCATAAGAAAGAGTAGACAAAATTGCATTTCGAATATAGAATTTATGTAACTATCAGCAGACTGGATATGAAAATAAACCACTCTTTTAAAAtcactcttttttaaaaaaagaaagattctACAGGCAGGCAAACTACAGGTTAGATACACCAAGAGGAATCATTGGGTAGGGCCACAATGAAGAAAGAAGGATGGATATATTTCAAATTTGAAATTCAAAAGCATAATGGGACagatttgaaattaaaaatgtgcTGACAGCAATCAGAGGTGTTGAGTTACAATAAATATGAGTCAATAGCATATGAATTTTTATGCTTTATTAATTCATATGGATTTGAATGATGATACATTCTGCTCAGTACTCTTGAGGTCTCAGCTGGATTCTGTTCACCATTTTGGGCTAAATGCATAGAAACACATAGAGAAGTTGGAGACAGTTCAGAAGATAATAGGAACTACTGCCCACAATTTTTATACATTAGAGAAAGACTTAAGAAATGTCAGTTTATATAAAAAACCGTTCATGGAGTGAAAAGGGGACAGGAAAAGTCTTTCAGTCTAAAAATATGAGCAATTATTTCCCACAGTTATCTAAGGCTTGTGGAAACACATTTCTAACTACATAATGTATAAAATCAGACAAGATTACTTCAGGCTACTTTGGTCTATCCCTGACTAAAAGTTAAATCAAAAAAACAGGTTGCAATACttccagggatattgaggtaaGCTGATCATCTGTCAGAGATGAGGGCTGGACTGGCTGAACTTTCAGGATATTTTCTGGTTGCagttatattatataatttccTCAATGGCTCTAGAAGCTTCTGCAATATTTTCCTTCAGTTAATGTGGGCAATCATAATATTGCATTATTGCTCAAATGTTTATTGCGTTATtgctaaaatgtttaaaattttgTCTGCCTCAttcttttttcaaagaaaaatagaCAAGTCCCATATTTTTCATGCTAATATTTACATGACCAtctgtaaaaagaaaatttatttaatacTTATATGAGTGACATATGAAAGTTGGATGATAGAAAGCCTGTATTAAAACCCTTCTTATGCACCTTTGGTCTCCATGAATCAGATTTTGTGGATGTTGTCTGCTATACACGTTATATGTATAgaagtatttttctgtttagatgctacaaaataaatgtatttcacATCTTCAGTTTTCCAGAATGTCTGATATATATTGAAGTCCAATTTGATTCACACACAAGCACAAGGCATGAACTGTAAGACAGTTTATTCTGATTTCTCCATAAACAACTAAATTAGCAGTAGCAAATTTGCTACTGCAAGTGTTCATTTATATGACCTTACCCTGGTATAACATACTATGCCGAAATCATGAGAGCatttgcagagctgcaggggtaCAGCATGTACAGTCACTTATGCATAAGACAGTGATGTAGCTGAAAACCATGCGAAGTTCAGGAAGGGACAGGCAGAGCTCAAGGCATATCAAATTTATAACTTCTGTCATGCAATTAGTGTGAGAAGATaactgaataaataaaaaccaaTATGGTGCCATGTCATTAGAGGCATTATCAAACACAAGccagaaagaaataaagttaGATGCAAAGGCCTTTTATTTCGCTATTTCTGACTGCTAGCACGCCAAAACTTGAGGGAAAAGGTCCCATGATGTGGAAAGATTGTATTATGTACCACAGAGGGCCCCACCAAACTATTATTGGAAGGAAGAAGACTCATTCAGTGTGCAGTCTCACACAAGGAAATAGAGGGATAGTACTTAAGGGGACTGGTGCATCACTGTGCAGTGATGGACACTGTTAATTTCCAAGGACTAAGATCTCACTTCTGCTGAAAATAGTACTTGATCCTATAATCAAACCATATGATGGATAGAAAAATTAGATTAAAAAATCTAAACATGTAGACCCATAAATATGGAACAGTTAAGTCATCTAGGACAAATCCCTTGTAGGGAATTAAAGGATCAGGCTTCCTTTAATTTGCTGAATACACTGAATTTTCACAATCTCATTTGTAATGTGACAACCTACTCACCAGTTTAAAAGATGATGGAAAAAATCTGGCTTCATTTTATCAAAATTTATAACTCAAAAGCATACAGGCTTCACAAAAGTATCATATAGTGCCTGAACTACACAGCTGCAACTTGTTAAAAATGTTAATTATGGCTTGTAAGTTTCTCCGCCAGAAGCATGAATGAAGCCTTGATGTGatgcttcattttctttcacCTGGAAACAAGTACAACAATTATATCCCTTAACAGTTCTCTCCATATTCTGCTTCTGCCCCCTAAAATCTACTGCA includes:
- the RNF170 gene encoding E3 ubiquitin-protein ligase RNF170 isoform X2, with amino-acid sequence MASHQAEVQSLKLDNDSVIEGVSDQVLVAVVLSFTFIAALVYTLLRNEHQNIHPENQELVRALRQQLQTDQDASAGDRHRFYTDMSCPVCLQQATFPIETNCGHLFCGSCIIAYWRYGSWLGAIRCPICRQTVTLFLPLFGEDQQGAAQVFQDVNDYNRRFSGQPRSIMERIMDLPTLLRHAFREMFSVGGLFWMFRIRIFLCLIGALLYLASPLDFLPEALFGILGFLDDFFVIFLLLIYISIMYREVVTQRLNR
- the RNF170 gene encoding E3 ubiquitin-protein ligase RNF170 isoform X4, with translation MSCPVCLQQATFPIETNCGHLFCGSCIIAYWRYGSWLGAIRCPICRQTVTLFLPLFGEDQQGAAQVFQDVNDYNRRFSGQPRSIMERIMDLPTLLRHAFREMFSVGGLFWMFRIRIFLCLIGALLYLASPLDFLPEALFGILGFLDDFFVIFLLLIYISIMYREVVTQRLNR
- the RNF170 gene encoding E3 ubiquitin-protein ligase RNF170 isoform X3: MASHQAEVQSLKLDNDSVIEGVSDQVLVAVVLSFTFIAALVYTLLRNEHQNIHPENQELVRALRQQLQTDQQDASAGDRHRFYTDMSCPVCLQQATFPIETNCGHLFCGSCIIAYWRYGSWLGAIRCPICRQTIMERIMDLPTLLRHAFREMFSVGGLFWMFRIRIFLCLIGALLYLASPLDFLPEALFGILGFLDDFFVIFLLLIYISIMYREVVTQRLNR
- the RNF170 gene encoding E3 ubiquitin-protein ligase RNF170 isoform X1, yielding MASHQAEVQSLKLDNDSVIEGVSDQVLVAVVLSFTFIAALVYTLLRNEHQNIHPENQELVRALRQQLQTDQQDASAGDRHRFYTDMSCPVCLQQATFPIETNCGHLFCGSCIIAYWRYGSWLGAIRCPICRQTVTLFLPLFGEDQQGAAQVFQDVNDYNRRFSGQPRSIMERIMDLPTLLRHAFREMFSVGGLFWMFRIRIFLCLIGALLYLASPLDFLPEALFGILGFLDDFFVIFLLLIYISIMYREVVTQRLNR